The sequence below is a genomic window from Anser cygnoides isolate HZ-2024a breed goose chromosome 8, Taihu_goose_T2T_genome, whole genome shotgun sequence.
TACAAGCTTTGGTTTATGCTTAGACAGTAAACAAACCCTTCCATTTTTATTAGCATCATCTATTATGAAAAATGGGTCATCTCGTTGTTACATGTGATAGTCAGTTCTCTATGATTAAGTACTTCATTCCATACAATGAAATGAAGCTCTGTGTCTTATCCAATGAGCCCATTAGCTGTATCTAGATTGGGAATGCAATAAATCCTTATGAAAATCCACTGAATTACAAAAAAGTTCGACTTATTTCCTTCACAattccccacccctcccccccatttttaaaatgctgcatatataaaaataacttcaataTGGCACAGAAGTGAGATTCTCAAGGGAAAGCAAAGGGTAAATGGGCAAAGGGAAGTATCCCCTGGCAAGATCAACAAACTGCATACAGTTCATGAGGAACTTGTACCCTATACAAAATGAGCTTCCCTGTGTTCCAACTCTTGGATTCTTTTTGGTCTCAGTCTCTGATAAGCAGGCTTCAGATCTGTAGGGTGAGCATCCTCTGAGCTAGTTTTTTGACCATCTGTGTTTTGTCCAGGATCACCTGATGGAGGCACAGAGCTCCTAGCTAGTTTCACAGTATTATCCTGGTGAAGCACCGAGCTAGCACTGGTTGGTACACAAGCTTTTGTGGTAGAACTCTCTtcactttgttttgatttgttagAGGGTGGTTTATAAAATGTCCCTGGGGGTGGCTGCAATGTTCTTGGTGCTCTGAAGGTAGCAACAGGCTTGGCATCAGGACCAttcccttctgctgctgtccttcctgaCCTTACAGAAAGAGAGTATGGCTTAACATGAAGAACGGTGGTAGCAGAattgttacccatgctgcatGATGAAGATAAGGCACCCACAGTTCCACTCTCAAGTGCTCGGTTCTCCTGGGGCACATTAGTCACAATCATCGCTGTCCTTGCTGTGATATCATACTGTTTATATTGCTTGTCCCAAGTTTTTCGCAGCATCTGGGTGTCACAACAAGAAAGTCTGCAACAGGTACTAACAGCAGGGAGTGCCTTTACCTCTGAAACTTCTTCGATAGTAGGGCTCTTGCCAAGattctctggacttactgctcctgcattttttgtatttctttcattcaaaaCACATGGAGGAAGTATTCTGTCTACAGGTAAGCTCACAGGGCGAATAGCTAGTTTTGTCCTTGGAACCCGCAATGGAACTTTGTTAATTTGACGATTAGGTTTTGCAGGAAGTAAGTTAATTTTACAGCCATCTTCACCTGGAGAAACAAATGAATCATTGTCTTTTTCTGAAGCTAGACTCACAGCATCACCTAGAAACACATAAATAGATGTTAGTCAAGTCAGCAAGACTTTAACAAACAGAATACAATCTTCATTAATGACTCCTTCACAGCTGGTATTGTAATAGGATAACAGCTTTTAGGTATAACTTTCCACATAGCTACGAGCAACCTACTAAAACcaaatattatttcaataaCAGTAAAACAGATATTGTACAGATGTGACTAAGGAGAAAGCAGACAAAGAGACAgtgcattacttttttttttgctagtgcTCTCCCATTTCCTggataattttccatttttaagattttaacaCATTTCAGAATGTTGTACTCTACGTACAGAACATCACCAAACTGGTAACAGCAGCTCAAAATCATTACAATTAAGAGATTGTGTATAGTTACACCTGAATAAAGTGTAGGAAATCATGCCTACGTTAAAATGAACCACTGTAGTAGCACATGCAAACAGGAGAACAAAAATCTTATATAAGATTTATAGCTAGGATAGGCAAACCTGTCTCTTTTGGAGCAGAAATATTAATGTCCAAAATGCTTGCAGCTGTTGATTCCACCAGAGAGCTACTCTTTCCAGAGCCTTCTTGTTTACCACCAAGAGGTAATGATGCACGTTCTGGGAGAAAACAATGATCAAAATATGTTAATCACTGGATATTGCTTCAGAGCATCATAGTAGATTGCAGAAATCCACAGCCACAatgtttttttacctttttttttttttttttactaaagaAGTCACTCACCATTGTGTTGTCTTAACAAATACTTTAAACTGATTCTATAACCACATTTACTTCTGATAGCTTTTAGAAAGATTTAATTCTGTTCCTCTTACAAAGATAAACATTATATCAAGCACTGACAAGCAAGCTTTTAGGCAAGACTAGCTTGTTTGAATTGAAGAGCTGCATGCACCATAATCTAATGCATCTACACATCCatctaaatgcattttattcGCCCATCCAAGAATAAAATTCCACTAACCAGTTGCAGACGTATCTACTTGTTCTTTTGTATTCTTGCTGTTGTTTGATTCCAAGAACAATGCAGCTGTTTCTGAAGCTCTGTTTTCAATTGGAGCTATCAGAATACCCTGTTAACAGGAGTCAGAGTGAAAGTaaatgagaacaaaagaaaagactccaaaaaaaaaaaaaagtcctttacAGAAATGTGCTTCAGCATGCTGCAGCATTTAACACAAGAGAAGATGGCACAGGTAGCACTGCATCAGCACAAGAGAAGTCACTCACTTCCTTTACAGCAACAAATGACTTCCTCTGCTGCGTTggctccctctctcctcctgaTAATGCAACTCTGACTGTAATGGCAGCTTCTTCAGACTGAGATGTGCTCAGGAGTGGTTGCAATGAAACATCAAATATCTTTTCATAGTATGTTATGAGTAACTCCACTATCCGTGCCTGATATGGATAATCCACAAGTGACGACAAGGAAACTGTAGCATCTGTTTGACGTGGCCTGATCAGAGTTGGGCCAAATATTATGCCAAGATTGCTGGCcgacattttattttcttcagactgtTCTGTAACCCTGCAtaaggagaggggagaaaaaaaacacaagagtaAGAGGGGATTTCACTacttcagaattattttagGTATTAATTCTAAGTTATGTCTAAAGAGgctaaaagacaaaaataccGAAGGTGGGTTTGGATGGCATGCAGAATCATCAAAGATGACAGCACTTAACAGCAACTTGGACTAAGCcctttcagtgtgttttttatGTCTAATTTAGTGTTATTTGTGACCATCTGAAATTTTGAGTAAATGAGGCAGGAGGGTAGGCAAGGGTATGTGCAAACAGATTGAGAAATATAGGTTAGAATCTAGTAACGTGACAACTCGAAGACCTAAACCCAATATCATTACACATATGGCATGCTTAGGCAAACTATAAAGTCTCTACTCTACTTTTGAAGCACCTAGTAAGAGTAATTGATGAATACAAATACAGATCTGTCTTTTTCCATAGGACCTCTTGAAAGGTCAGAACGTGCCTGATTTCATTAAATTCTCTTCTGGCATATGGTTATGTAATATAGGACCTAATAATATAACTGCAGCACACCCGAAACCACATGTAACTATTTCTGTGAATAAGCAGTGACAAATGACAACAAATCCTGCAACTTCTTCCTCTACAGTCATCCAGAAGGGTACAGTGGTTTCCTAGTATACACCATCTAGCATGCAGCTCAATTTTCAACagcaatttgcattttaaagtcttttctCACCTGTGAAGGTGTCCAATAAGGTACTGAAGAGTGTTATAGTTTGGTACAGGCAGCTGTTTCAGAAGgtctttaattttaatgatgATCCTATTCAGTTCAATACAGATTGACTGCCTTTTCTTTGATTTGGGGCTAGCTTGTTTAGCATCCAGTTCCTCATTAACACTCTGGCTTTCCTTTGCAAGTCCAATGAACTCATTGTAAAGCCGAAACAAAATCAAGGGTTCTGGAAGCTgaataaataagaatatttcAGAAACTACTCAAGcctgaattttaatttgtttgcttcctgtttttcttcagctttgtcTGGTCTAGCGTATTTTCTTAGATGACGTTTTATCTTTGTTTATTAGCTCAAACAACAAGTTCTCAAAAACAAACGTCAGTAACAGTAAAAGACTCCCTCCTACACTTTTTTCCATAAATTTGCTAGCACTTTACTACAAGAGCTTCAGCACTGAGCATTTATCAATATACATAGCTATTTCCATAACAAGATTGCTGTGAGAGAAGGTGTTACACTGCAGATGcatgaaaaacatttgtgaTAACAACACACAGTATTCTTTCCTCCATTCTTTGATAGTATACTACATGTGGTATCCAGTTTAGTCcatattctattttttattgGATTTTAGGccataaagcattttaaatcatGATTCCAATATTCTCTTGGCGTAACAATAGCGTATTACCAAGtgaatgttaagaaaaaaaatcacagaaaaagacaaaaaactcAAACCTAATCTGGTTACTTGTCTAGCTCTAGTTtagacaaaagcaaaaagcaggaaaaccagTTAAAACTCAAAATAATTAGtgtaaataatgatttttaggGTTTAACTCAGGATTCTGTCAAAAAATGTCTGCAGGTTTCTAGAATTATTTCAACATTTAAAATGGACAGGTCTACTTAAAAAAACAGATTATCTACAAAAGTAATTagaccagaagaaaacaagttagCTATTTTTAGAGTTATAAGCCATATTCAAAATACAGCACAGTGCCTCAAACTATCCCACTGTGATGTATATAGGACAGGACCATGAAGCTAAGGAATGCTCTTCTCAgttttaacaacttttttttttttttttgagtgactTAGTAATCACACTGGGCAACATCCCAGCCTCATCTTTTCGGTTGCACACTGAaatccttttggaaaaaaatcaatcctGAAGCTTTAAATCTCCTTTTTGTAAGGAAAAGATGGACAATCCCTCCATGATGAGCACATCATTATGATGATTATGAGTGTTTGATCAAATCATTGTTAGCATATATTAACAGCAATATTTTAGCATGTCTGCATATTGAGGCAAGAATATGAGAATATGGCAGTGCTTTAAACTACACATATAACAGCCAAAACACAGTAACCAAAGGTTTTTAAAAGTTCAGCTTCGCTACAAATGGATAAATAAAAGCTAGGTCTGTGTATGATACTGGTAGTTAAGAGACACCATATCACATGAAATCTAGATTGGAAACATCATATCACATGGAATCTAGATTGCAATACAAGCTGTCAGCCATCTCAGAGCTTTCCCTGCCCTTATATCACAGCCTCCATACGAAAATTAAAAAAGCCTACTGCGAATATACAAGGCATTCAGGTCATCTGCCTATGCTGCAGGATTGCTGAAAAGGATTTTGTCTTGTACAATGAAATATACTATCCTACtgtgttttttccatttgacCTCTGAAGTGCATACCTGGCGGAGATACAGCTTGAGAACATTGCTGATATCATGTGCATAGAGTTCTGAAAGCTCAACCAAATCCTTTCCGTTTTCAAAAGCTTGACAAAGCTTTTCAACTCTtgatttggctccattcacaCGATAGATGCCCTGAAATAAAAAGACCAGCACAACTCTAATGTAATTCGAAATGCAAGTGCAAGCTTAAAATATAGACGAAAATCAACAGTGTAACATTATCATcttgaaagcctttttttaattttaaaaaaagtgtgttCATACTTAAGTTTTATAAACAAACTTGGGCATACCTTGACATTCAGTGCTCTGCTTTCAATTTCTGATGTGCACTTTTTGATAATGAAAGGAATGCCATCAGGAACATTTTTAGCAGCTTGGGCGAATTCCACTCCAAACAAGTGAAGCCTTCCATGAAGTTTTTTGTGCCCACATTGAATAGCTAAAGTCTCTAAACACTTTTTATGGCATGCAAGTGAACACtacaaggggggaaaaaaagtacatgGTTTGACACAGTCTAACACTATAAGAAATCTCTGGTGTTTGTCACCCCATATgtgaacaaaaaggaaaattcattaGTCAGTGGTGCTTTTGCTTATGAGCCACAAAGTCCGTACTTTTTAGATAGAAAAATGTAGGTTTCCCAAACTCCCAACTTCACATAAATCCCAAGCAGCAATTCAAACTACTTTTCAACTTACCTCCTCACATTCAGCTCCATGAAATACCACTAAGCTGTCACATTCTCTGCATTTAGATGGTGCTCTCAGCTTCCgcagtttgtgtgtttgtgctgcTTTAGACATATTAGTGTTTCTAAAAGGTCCCGGAGAGTTTGCAGTTTCAGATGTCAGATCATTTAAACCTGGAgagaatttttttgtttcagtcatTGTAATATCTGCTATTGGGATaggctgtttatttatttatttttttttaaagaactgtgcTGTAGAACAGGGAGTTCTGTAACAGAAACTATCAAAGTAACCaaaaccatttcaatcacaaggAACCAAAGCATTGTTACAGTTTATTTAACAGATTAACCTCAAATAATATTATATAGAAGTAGAATCAAATAGTTTTACATAAAGTATTTCAGTTCTCTTCTATCAATGGCACATGAAAACACTAGGATATTTAATTCCAGCTACCATGCAGATCAGGCAAGTTTCTTTCTAGTTACTTCAAAGTCCCGTACTGGAATATGAAAGATTACACTATGGTTTGGTCTGTAATCTTTCAGAAGTACTTCATAAGCATACACTGCATATGGTAAGAATTAATACACACAGCAGAACTCATATAAAACAATGACTCCTCCCCAATCACTAATTCTCAGTGTCCTATGATAACACCAAAATAGTTTCTAGAGGATTCTACAACACAATAGCAACTGGTGcttttcatgacttttttttccaagttatcaacagttctgtgaaacaaaaattaagattttatcTGTAGAACATAGGAAAGAAATACATACAGTTAGAAAGCCCAGAAAGCTTCTTAAACGCTCAAATACTGATTAGATACTATTCCAAATGGAAGTTTGCATTAATTGGTATGTTGCCATGCTTTAAATAAATCTAAACTAGTATTAACAACAGGCTCATTCACAGAAGGCAAAGTATATATTTAGGAAATAAGGACT
It includes:
- the ARHGAP29 gene encoding rho GTPase-activating protein 29 isoform X2: MLRQNGGSNKRGLGLARLSTSNFFTISNSGNWGMGRSTKSSSLSSISSNSDCYDNPVVDPEYIMQLVNDVRKFADVLLYLKEAILSEENRDGLHQVVHERLGELLRVLKAVINKHQTLNSVDILSAAGTVIAKVKAVNFKEVNEENKRELFSEIFTSIETLAFTFGNVVSDFLMGDVDNGSSLGLPVSRRSQSFENLSLESGGSLHERDDIQGHLRAEEVDNMLLRNDSGIESALSYAKAWSKYTKDVVTWVEKKLSLEVECAKNLAKMAETAKAVVGPQDYMPFQPIFLNAFQNDIENNQLWQQTAAALQSNKFVQPLLGRKNELDKQRKDIKELWQREQKKMQELETALRKAKLLYTQRQDEYEKAKSCTARAEEEHLSSSGSFVKDFSKQLEKKRRLEEEALQKAEEANEYYKASIAEIEEKRNDLESFKSDVLMQLRELIFQCDLTLKAATVNLFQLQHAQVVSLPVNCQSLCESAKLYDPGQQYSEFVKSLPKEGIPIESGSFETRSSQVDGVFNKHSTNSVHTSHGNLSQCSGDFPSQMLDDVGSPIYHRSQRIGEKRSSSSTDIQAIRGPPPFRSWSVGNQSGGMCSDSESAGGSSESRSMDSPSASPGDFKRRLPRTPSTGTMSSADDLDEREPPSPSDCLNDLTSETANSPGPFRNTNMSKAAQTHKLRKLRAPSKCRECDSLVVFHGAECEECSLACHKKCLETLAIQCGHKKLHGRLHLFGVEFAQAAKNVPDGIPFIIKKCTSEIESRALNVKGIYRVNGAKSRVEKLCQAFENGKDLVELSELYAHDISNVLKLYLRQLPEPLILFRLYNEFIGLAKESQSVNEELDAKQASPKSKKRQSICIELNRIIIKIKDLLKQLPVPNYNTLQYLIGHLHRVTEQSEENKMSASNLGIIFGPTLIRPRQTDATVSLSSLVDYPYQARIVELLITYYEKIFDVSLQPLLSTSQSEEAAITVRVALSGGEREPTQQRKSFVAVKEGILIAPIENRASETAALFLESNNSKNTKEQVDTSATERASLPLGGKQEGSGKSSSLVESTAASILDINISAPKETGDAVSLASEKDNDSFVSPGEDGCKINLLPAKPNRQINKVPLRVPRTKLAIRPVSLPVDRILPPCVLNERNTKNAGAVSPENLGKSPTIEEVSEVKALPAVSTCCRLSCCDTQMLRKTWDKQYKQYDITARTAMIVTNVPQENRALESGTVGALSSSCSMGNNSATTVLHVKPYSLSVRSGRTAAEGNGPDAKPVATFRAPRTLQPPPGTFYKPPSNKSKQSEESSTTKACVPTSASSVLHQDNTVKLARSSVPPSGDPGQNTDGQKTSSEDAHPTDLKPAYQRLRPKRIQELEHREAHFV
- the ARHGAP29 gene encoding rho GTPase-activating protein 29 isoform X1 codes for the protein MLRQNGGSNKRGLGLARLSTSNFFTISNSGNWGMGRSTKSSSLSSISSNSDCYDNPVVDPEYIMQLVNDVRKFADVLLYLKEAILSEENRDGLHQVVHERLGELLRVLKAVINKHQTLNSVDILSAAGTVIAKVKAVNFKEVNEENKRELFSEIFTSIETLAFTFGNVVSDFLMGDVDNGSSLGLPVSRRSQSFENLSLESGGSLHERDDIQGHLRAEEVDNMLLRNDSGIESALSYAKAWSKYTKDVVTWVEKKLSLEVECAKNLAKMAETAKAVVGPQDYMPFQPIFLNAFQNDIENNQLWQQTAAALQSNKFVQPLLGRKNELDKQRKDIKELWQREQKKMQELETALRKAKLLYTQRQDEYEKAKSCTARAEEEHLSSSGSFVKDFSKQLEKKRRLEEEALQKAEEANEYYKASIAEIEEKRNDLESFKSDVLMQLRELIFQCDLTLKAATVNLFQLQHAQVVSLPVNCQSLCESAKLYDPGQQYSEFVKSLPKEGIPIESGSFETRSSQVDGVFNKHSTNSVHTSHGNLSQCSGDFPSQMLDDVGSPIYHRSQRIGEKRSSSSTDIQAIRGPPPFRSWSVGNQSGGMCSDSESAGGSSESRSMDSPSASPGDFKRRLPRTPSTGTMSSADDLDEREPPSPSDCGLNDLTSETANSPGPFRNTNMSKAAQTHKLRKLRAPSKCRECDSLVVFHGAECEECSLACHKKCLETLAIQCGHKKLHGRLHLFGVEFAQAAKNVPDGIPFIIKKCTSEIESRALNVKGIYRVNGAKSRVEKLCQAFENGKDLVELSELYAHDISNVLKLYLRQLPEPLILFRLYNEFIGLAKESQSVNEELDAKQASPKSKKRQSICIELNRIIIKIKDLLKQLPVPNYNTLQYLIGHLHRVTEQSEENKMSASNLGIIFGPTLIRPRQTDATVSLSSLVDYPYQARIVELLITYYEKIFDVSLQPLLSTSQSEEAAITVRVALSGGEREPTQQRKSFVAVKEGILIAPIENRASETAALFLESNNSKNTKEQVDTSATERASLPLGGKQEGSGKSSSLVESTAASILDINISAPKETGDAVSLASEKDNDSFVSPGEDGCKINLLPAKPNRQINKVPLRVPRTKLAIRPVSLPVDRILPPCVLNERNTKNAGAVSPENLGKSPTIEEVSEVKALPAVSTCCRLSCCDTQMLRKTWDKQYKQYDITARTAMIVTNVPQENRALESGTVGALSSSCSMGNNSATTVLHVKPYSLSVRSGRTAAEGNGPDAKPVATFRAPRTLQPPPGTFYKPPSNKSKQSEESSTTKACVPTSASSVLHQDNTVKLARSSVPPSGDPGQNTDGQKTSSEDAHPTDLKPAYQRLRPKRIQELEHREAHFV
- the ARHGAP29 gene encoding rho GTPase-activating protein 29 isoform X4 codes for the protein MGDVDNGSSLGLPVSRRSQSFENLSLESGGSLHERDDIQGHLRAEEVDNMLLRNDSGIESALSYAKAWSKYTKDVVTWVEKKLSLEVECAKNLAKMAETAKAVVGPQDYMPFQPIFLNAFQNDIENNQLWQQTAAALQSNKFVQPLLGRKNELDKQRKDIKELWQREQKKMQELETALRKAKLLYTQRQDEYEKAKSCTARAEEEHLSSSGSFVKDFSKQLEKKRRLEEEALQKAEEANEYYKASIAEIEEKRNDLESFKSDVLMQLRELIFQCDLTLKAATVNLFQLQHAQVVSLPVNCQSLCESAKLYDPGQQYSEFVKSLPKEGIPIESGSFETRSSQVDGVFNKHSTNSVHTSHGNLSQCSGDFPSQMLDDVGSPIYHRSQRIGEKRSSSSTDIQAIRGPPPFRSWSVGNQSGGMCSDSESAGGSSESRSMDSPSASPGDFKRRLPRTPSTGTMSSADDLDEREPPSPSDCGLNDLTSETANSPGPFRNTNMSKAAQTHKLRKLRAPSKCRECDSLVVFHGAECEECSLACHKKCLETLAIQCGHKKLHGRLHLFGVEFAQAAKNVPDGIPFIIKKCTSEIESRALNVKGIYRVNGAKSRVEKLCQAFENGKDLVELSELYAHDISNVLKLYLRQLPEPLILFRLYNEFIGLAKESQSVNEELDAKQASPKSKKRQSICIELNRIIIKIKDLLKQLPVPNYNTLQYLIGHLHRVTEQSEENKMSASNLGIIFGPTLIRPRQTDATVSLSSLVDYPYQARIVELLITYYEKIFDVSLQPLLSTSQSEEAAITVRVALSGGEREPTQQRKSFVAVKEGILIAPIENRASETAALFLESNNSKNTKEQVDTSATERASLPLGGKQEGSGKSSSLVESTAASILDINISAPKETGDAVSLASEKDNDSFVSPGEDGCKINLLPAKPNRQINKVPLRVPRTKLAIRPVSLPVDRILPPCVLNERNTKNAGAVSPENLGKSPTIEEVSEVKALPAVSTCCRLSCCDTQMLRKTWDKQYKQYDITARTAMIVTNVPQENRALESGTVGALSSSCSMGNNSATTVLHVKPYSLSVRSGRTAAEGNGPDAKPVATFRAPRTLQPPPGTFYKPPSNKSKQSEESSTTKACVPTSASSVLHQDNTVKLARSSVPPSGDPGQNTDGQKTSSEDAHPTDLKPAYQRLRPKRIQELEHREAHFV
- the ARHGAP29 gene encoding rho GTPase-activating protein 29 isoform X3, which gives rise to MLRQNGGSNKRGLGLARLSTSNFFTISNSGNWGMGRSTKSSSLSSISSNSDCYDNPVVDPEYIMQLVNDVRKFADVLLYLKEAILSEAVNFKEVNEENKRELFSEIFTSIETLAFTFGNVVSDFLMGDVDNGSSLGLPVSRRSQSFENLSLESGGSLHERDDIQGHLRAEEVDNMLLRNDSGIESALSYAKAWSKYTKDVVTWVEKKLSLEVECAKNLAKMAETAKAVVGPQDYMPFQPIFLNAFQNDIENNQLWQQTAAALQSNKFVQPLLGRKNELDKQRKDIKELWQREQKKMQELETALRKAKLLYTQRQDEYEKAKSCTARAEEEHLSSSGSFVKDFSKQLEKKRRLEEEALQKAEEANEYYKASIAEIEEKRNDLESFKSDVLMQLRELIFQCDLTLKAATVNLFQLQHAQVVSLPVNCQSLCESAKLYDPGQQYSEFVKSLPKEGIPIESGSFETRSSQVDGVFNKHSTNSVHTSHGNLSQCSGDFPSQMLDDVGSPIYHRSQRIGEKRSSSSTDIQAIRGPPPFRSWSVGNQSGGMCSDSESAGGSSESRSMDSPSASPGDFKRRLPRTPSTGTMSSADDLDEREPPSPSDCGLNDLTSETANSPGPFRNTNMSKAAQTHKLRKLRAPSKCRECDSLVVFHGAECEECSLACHKKCLETLAIQCGHKKLHGRLHLFGVEFAQAAKNVPDGIPFIIKKCTSEIESRALNVKGIYRVNGAKSRVEKLCQAFENGKDLVELSELYAHDISNVLKLYLRQLPEPLILFRLYNEFIGLAKESQSVNEELDAKQASPKSKKRQSICIELNRIIIKIKDLLKQLPVPNYNTLQYLIGHLHRVTEQSEENKMSASNLGIIFGPTLIRPRQTDATVSLSSLVDYPYQARIVELLITYYEKIFDVSLQPLLSTSQSEEAAITVRVALSGGEREPTQQRKSFVAVKEGILIAPIENRASETAALFLESNNSKNTKEQVDTSATERASLPLGGKQEGSGKSSSLVESTAASILDINISAPKETGDAVSLASEKDNDSFVSPGEDGCKINLLPAKPNRQINKVPLRVPRTKLAIRPVSLPVDRILPPCVLNERNTKNAGAVSPENLGKSPTIEEVSEVKALPAVSTCCRLSCCDTQMLRKTWDKQYKQYDITARTAMIVTNVPQENRALESGTVGALSSSCSMGNNSATTVLHVKPYSLSVRSGRTAAEGNGPDAKPVATFRAPRTLQPPPGTFYKPPSNKSKQSEESSTTKACVPTSASSVLHQDNTVKLARSSVPPSGDPGQNTDGQKTSSEDAHPTDLKPAYQRLRPKRIQELEHREAHFV